The Roseomonas haemaphysalidis genome segment GCACGGAATAAAAGACCGTCTCGGCGATGTTGGTGGCGTGGTCGCCGATGCGCTCGTAGTTCTTGGCGACGAACAGCAGATGGGTCGCGGCGGTGATGTTGCGCGTGTCTTCCATCATGTGCGTCAGCAGCTCGCGGAAGATGCCGTTGTACACGTCGTCCACGCTGGCATCGGCCGCCCACACCCGCTCGGCGGCCGTGGCATCCTGGTTGACCAGGGCGTCGATCGATTCCTTGAGGTTTTCCTGCACCAGCTTGGCCATCCATTGAAAGCTGCTGAAGCCCGTCAGCTGCGGCTGCTGCGCGATCACCACCGCGCGCTTGGCGCAATTCCGGGCATAGTCGCCGATCCGCTCGATGGCGTTGGACACCTTCATGGCCGCGATGATGAAGCGCAGGTCGCCCGCCATGGGCTGGCGCAGCGCCAGCAGGCGGACGCAGAAATTCTCGATGTCGCGCTCCAGCTGGTCGATCTCGCCGTCACGGCCGATCACCTCGGCGGCCAGCTCCGTGTCGCGGCGCACCAGGGCATAGGCGGCATCCGCCACCTGCCGCTCGGCCAGCCCGCCCATGCGGGCGATCATCTCGCGCAGTTTCTTGAGCTGCTCCTCGTAGGAGCGGACGATGTGCTCGGATTTCTCAACCATGCTCTGCGTCCCCCGCCTCAGCCGAAGCGGCCGGTGATGTAGTCTTGCGTCCGCGGCTGCTTGGGCGCCGTGAACATCTCCTCGGCCGGCGCCACCTCCACCAGCTCGCCCAGGTAGAAGAACGCCACCTGGTCGGCGCAGCGCGCCGCCTGCTGCATGTTGTGCGTGACGATGGCGATGGTGAAGTCGCGCTTCAGCTCGTCGATCAGCTCCTCGATCCGCAGGGTGCTGATCGGGTCCAGCGCCGAGGTCGGCTCGTCCAGCAGGATCACTTCCGGCCGCACCGCGATGGTGCGGGCGATGCACAGGCGCTGCTGCTGGCCGCCGGACAGGCCCATGGCGGAACTGTTCAGCCGGTCCTTGACCTCGCCCCAGATGGCGGCGCGCGTCAGGGCCCATTCCACCCGCTCGTCCATCTCGGTCTTGGACAGCTTCTCATGCAGCCGGATGCCGAAGGCGATGTTCTCGTAGACCGTCATCGGAAAGGGCGTTGGCTTCTGGAACACCATGCCGATGCGCGAGCGCAGCGCGTTGATGTCCACGTCGTCGTCCAGGATGTTCTGCCCGTCCAGCAGCACCTGCCCGGTGGCGCGCTGGCCGGGGTACAGGCTGTACATCCGGTTCAGCACGCGCAGCAGCGTCGACTTGCCGCAGCCCGAGGGGCCGATCATCCCCGTCACCTGCCGCGCCGGCAGGTCGAAGTTGATGTGCTTCAGCGCCTGGCTGGCGCCGTAGAAGAAGTCCAGGTCGCGCACCTGCAGCCGCGCCTCGGCGGCGGGGGCGGCGGGGCGGGCCTGGGTGGCGAAGCCCGGCGCCGCGGGGGCGGCGGGCTTGGCGGCGGTGTTGGCGGTGGTGGCGCTTTCCATGATCTTTCTCACTTCCGCAGCAGGCTGCGCGCCGCGATGTTGAGCCCGAGCACGCCGAGCGTGATGATGAGGGCACCGGCCCAGGCCAGGGCGATCCAGTCCGCATAAGGCGAGCCGGCATAGGCGTAGATGGTCAGCGGCAGGCTCGACATCGGCGCCGACAGGCTGAGCGACCAGTTGAGGTTGCCGAGCGAGGTGAACAGCAGCGGCGCCGTCTCGCCCGCCACGCGGGCCACCGCCAGCAGGATGCCGGTCATGATGCCCGAGGCGGCGGCGCGCCAGCAGACCAGCGTGATCATCTTCCACTTCGGCGCGCCGAGCCCGATCACCGCCTCGCGCAGCGTGTCCGGCAACAGGCGCAGCATGTCCTCCGTGGTGCGGACCACGATGGGAATGACGATGATCGCCAGCGCCACGCAGCCCGCCCAGCCGGAGAAGCCGCCGAAGGGCACCACCAGCACCTGGTACACGAACAGGCCGATCAGGATGGACGGCGCGGACAGGAGGATGTCCGACACGAAGCGGACCGCGTGCGCCAGGGGCGAGGCCTTGGAATACTCGGCCAGGTAGGTGCCCACCAGCAGCCCGATCGGCGTGCCGATGGCGGTGCCGATGACCGTCTGGATGATGGAGCCGATGATCGGGTTCAGCAGGCCGCCGTTGGAGCCGGGCGGCCGGGTCACGTCCGTGAACACGTGCAGCGACAGCGCCGAGGCGCCGTTCCACACCAGCGTGCCCAGGATCGACACCAGGAACAGCACGCCGACCACGGTGGCCAGCAGGCACAGCGTGCGGACCACGGCATCGGCCCGCCGGCGGCGGCGGCCCAGCGCGGCCGAGGCCCGCAGGTCCTTCGGCCGGCCGGGGATGGAGGAGGCGGTGGTGGCGCTCACTTGCGGGCCCCCTGCGGCGCGCGTTGCCGCAGCAGCAGCCGCGACAGCGCCAGCACGATAAAGGAGATGACGAACAGGATGAAGCCGAGGCCCAGCAGCGCGGACAGCTTCAGGCTACCCACCGTCGCCTCGCCGAATTCCAGCGCGACCAGGGAGGCGATGGTGTTGCCGGGGCCGAACAGGCTGGTGCTGATGCGGTTGGCGTTGCCGATCACGAAGGTGACGGCCATGGTCTCGCCCAGCGCGCGGCCGAGGCCGAGCATGATGCCGCCCACCACGGACACCCGGGTGTAGGGCAGCACCACGCGGCGCACGACCTCCCAGGTGGTGCAGCCCAGGCCGTAGGCGCTTTCCTTGAACACCGGCGGCACCGTGTTGAACACGTCGCGCATCACGGCGGCGATGAAGGGCAGCACCATGATCGCCAGGATCAGCGCCGCGGTGAAGATGCCGGTGCCGAAGGGCGGGCCGGCGAACAGGTTGCCGATCACCGGCAGCTCGCCCAGCGTGTCGATCAGGAACGGCTGGAAGGTCTGCGACATGAAGGGCACGATCAGAAAGAAGCCCCACATCCCGTAGATGATCGACGGCACCGCCGCCAGCAGCTCCACAGCCGTGCCCAGCGGGCGGCGCAGCCAGGCGGGCGCCAGCTCGGTCAGGTAGAAGGCAATGCCGAAGGCCACCGGCACGGCCATGACCAGCGCCAGCACGGCGGTGACCACGGTGCCGTAGATCGACACCCCGGCGCCGAACACCTCCTGCACCGGGTCCCAGTCCGTGCCGAACACGAAGCCCGCCCCGAAGGTGCGAAAGGCGTCCCAGCCGCCGATGAACAGCCCGGCGATGATGGCGCCCAGCAACAGCAGCACGAAGATGCCGGCGCCGCGGCAGGCGGCGGCGAAGATGACATCCCCGGTGCGGCCACCGCCGCGGGCGGCGCCGGCTTTCGGGATGGCGGTCAGGGTGGCGGCCTGCTGCAAGGCGGATGCCTCCGGTGGTGGTTCAAGCAAAGCGGGCGGGTGGCCTTGCCGCCACCCGCCCCGGTCAGCCGGCGCGAGGCGCCAGGATCATCAGTTGGCCGGCCAGACCGGCTTGCCGTCCACCTGCACCTGCTTGGCCCAGGCGGCGCGCACCGCGTCCTCCACCGCCGGCGGCAGCGGCACGTAATCCAGGCTGGTCGCGGTCGCGTCGCCGTCGCGATAGGCCCAGTCGAAGAAGCGCATGACGTTCTGCGCCTTGGCGGCGTCCGTCGGGTTGCGCGGCAGCAGGATGAAGGTCGGCGTCACGATCGGCCAGGAGGTCGCGCCATGCGTGTCCACCAGCGAGGCCGCGAAGTCCGGCACCGTCCAGTCGGCGTTGGCGGCGGCGGCCTGGAAGCTCTCGGTCGTCGGGCTGACGAACTGGCCCGCCTTGTTGCGCAGCTGCGTGGTGACCAGGTTGTTGCTGTGGGCGTAGGCGTATTCCACGTAGCCGATGGCGCCGCGCACGTTGCGGACGGTGCCCGCCACGCCCTCATTGCCGCGGGCGCCCGTGCCGGCCGGCCAGCGCACCGAGGTGCCGATGCCGACGCCGCTCTTGAAGGCCTCCGACACGGCGGACAGGTAGCTTACCCAGACAAAGGTCGTGCCCGAGCCATCGGCGCGGTACACGGGCGCGATGGCCAGGTTCGGCAGGGTCAGGCCGCTGTTCAGCTCGACGATGCGCGGGTCGTTCCACTTGCTGATCTTGCCGAGGTAGATGTCGGAGATCACCTCGCCGGTCAGGCGCAGCTTGTTCTGCTCCACGCCCGGGATGTTCACGATGGCCACGATGCTGCCCATGGTGGACGGGAACTGCATCAGATTCGCTTCGCGCAGCTGCTCGGCGGTCATCGGCGCGTCGGAAGCGCCGAAATCCACGGTGCGATTGCGGATCTGCGCCTGGCCTGCGCCCGAGCCCACGGACTGGTAGTTGAGCTGGATGTTGGCGCCGGCCTTCGCCGCCTCGCCCCACTTCTGGTACAGCGGGTTGGGGAAGCTGGCGCCTGCCCCGGTGATGGTGGCCTGCTGGGCCGAAGCGCCGAAGGCGACGCCGAGGGTCGCGGTCAGGCCGACGGCCAGGGCCAGGATGCGATTGCTCACCGGAACACTCCATATCTCTCTTGCACGAAACCCGCCCGCCCAGTTGGTCTGGACAAGCGGCCGGGCTTGGCGGGGTTCTAGGTGCCACCCACGACCGTTCCGTTGCAGATTTGTGAAGCTATGATGACAGCCCCGGCCCCTCGCCACCAGCCGCATCCCGGCTTCGGGCTTGCCGCGCCGCCCTGGTTTTGCTGAAACCGCACATGGCCACGCGCGCGACGCCTGCGGCGGGGCGCCCTCAAGATCGGACATGTGATTGAAATACGGGCTGGATCAGGTGACACGTCCCCGCACCCTCGGGGGCATGGCGGGGTTGGTGGCCGGGGTGCTGCTGGTCGCGGTGCTGGTGCGCATCCTGTTGTCGCTGCTGTTGCCGGCCGCCTGGGCGCAACTGGTGTTCCTGCCCGCGGCCCTGCTGGCCGGGCTGGGCGGCGGCTGGATCGCCGTGGCGCTGTCGCTGCTGGTGATGGACATCGACCTGGCCTTCCATCCGCTGCCCGGCCTCGCCACACCGCAGGCCGGCGGCAATGCGCTGCTGCTTGAAACGGTGCTGGTGCTCACCGGCGGCCTCGGCGCCATGTTGCGGCGGCAGTGGCTGGCCCGCCCGGAGGAAGCAGCGCCTTCGGCCCCCGCGCCGGTGGCTCCGGACGCCGAGGCCCGCATCGCCCTGCTGCAGCACGAGCTCAGCCACCGGGTGAAGAACAACTTCCAACTGGTGGGCAGCCTGCTGCGGCTGCAAGCCCGGCGTGCCGGCAACGAAACGGCCTCGCGCATCCTCAACACTACGGTGCTGCGGATCCAAGGCATGTCGGCGCTGCATGAAAGCCTGTATCGCAACCGCGACATCGGACGGGTGGAGCTGGCGGCCTATCTGCGCGAGGTCTGTGGCCGCGTGGCGGAAGCGCAGCGGGACGGCCGCCCGATCCAGGTGACCTTCGAGGGCGACGCGGCGGAACTGCCGGGGGAATATGCCCTGCCGCTGGGGCTGGCGGTGTCGGAGCTAGTGTCCAACGCCCTGCGCCACGCCTTCCCCGCCGGTCAGGCCGGCACGGTAAGCGTCAGTCTGCGCCGGCAGGGCGAGGAACTGTCGCTGGCCGTGCAGGACGACGGCACCGGCCTGCCGGAGGAAACCAACGAGGCGACCGGCTTCGGCATGCTGCTGGTGGCGTCCTGCGCCACGCAGGTAGAGGGCGAGCTGATCACCCAGCACCGCCCCACCCGCTTCGAAATCCGTTTTCCCGCCACCCTCGCGGCCTGACCGCGGGGTGGCGGAAGCCGCCTAGTCCTTTTTGCCGTCTTCCGGCGCCGGCTCTTCCCAGCCCACGGTCTTGGTGGGGCTGCCGCTGGCCGGCGGGTCGCTGGCGGGGAAGGTGTCTTCCAGCGCGGTTTCCAGCGTCGCGTCCTTCTCGACGTGGCTCTTCGGGGCGTCCTTGACGCTGTCCTCGCGGCCCGGCTTCGCAGGGTCTGCCATGTTGTTCTCCTTGTTGCGGCGGCGCCCGCGATATCGCGGCGCGTTACAACCCAGGAACCGCGTCCCGCCCCCGCGGGTTGCAGCCGCCCCGTGCGGGGGCCGGCCAGACCTCGGCCGTGGCCAGCAACTTCGCGTTGCACAAGGCGTTGAGCAACAGACATGTTTTGAAGGTGGCAACTGGTCGTGACGACCCCGATCGAACACGACCTGATCGCCTGCCTGCCCGACCTGCGCGCCTATGCCCGCTCGTTGACGCGCAACCGGCATGACGCGGACGACCTGGTGCAGGACACCGTGCTGCGCATCATGAAGTCGCAGGACCGCTTCCAACCCGGCACCAACTTCAAGGCCTGGGCCTTCACCATCCTGCGCAACCGCTTCCTCAATGAATTCGTCGCCAAGCGCAAGCAGACGCGCGAGATGGAAGAGGGCGAGCTGGAACAGGTGCCGACCTCTGCCCGCCAGGAAGAAGGGCTGGAGGTCGCGGACTTCCAGCGCGTGTTCCATATGCTGCCGGAAGACCATCGCTCCATCCTCACCCTCGTCGCCGGTTCCGGCATGCCGTACGAGGATGTGGCCCGCGTGCTGGACGTGGCGGTCGGCACGGTGAAGAGCCGGGTGCACAGGGCACGCATGGCGCTCTACGCCCTGCTGGAGCAGGAACACGCCGCGTCCGGCAAGCGGGAGCGCTTTCACCGCAGCACCACGGCCGAGGAACGGCGCAAGGCGGAAGCCGGCTAGGCCTCCGCCTCACCCCATCCGGTCCCCGGCGCTAAAGGCCCGGCCGCGCGCCGGCGGGACCATAGTAGCTGTGGACCCGCTCGCCCCATTCGGTGTCCGCGAGGTCCACATGCTCCTCCGGCGCGAAGGAGGGCGCGGCTTCCAGATCGGCCAGGGCCAGCCCGACCACGTAGCCTTCCAGCTCGGTGTCGTAGCGCAGCTGGTGCCAGGGCAACGGGTAATGCCGCGCGCCGAAGCCGAGGATGCCGCCATAGGCCAGCACGGCGTAGGTCACCACGCCGCGCTGCTTGTCGATCATCAGCGTCTCGATCTCGCCCAGCCGCTCCGCGCCCGCGCCGTAGACCGCGCTGCCGCGCACCTTGTCGGCGGAGATCAACGACAGCGTCTCGTCCCGGGCCACGGCTTCCGGCGTGGTGAAGGCGGGTTCCGTCATGACGTCCTCCATGTTGGGGGCTGCATGCCCTGATGAGTGAACCGGCGGCGGCGCCGGCGGTTGCCGCGCCGCCCCGGCGGTGGTCGTGATGAAACCTTCACCGCGGCCGCCGCCTTGTTGCCGCACGGACTGCCCTGGCGGGCGAAGCGCGGCCCCTGCCCGGTGGCATCCCCGCGCCCCCGCCCTTTGCCATTTCCGGAGTTGCCACGATGTCTGACACCCGTTCCCCCACCCCGCGCGACGACAGCCTGCGTGAAACGCCGCACGGCGCGCCGCAGGAAAGCCTTGGCGCCAACCCCACCACGCGTGAAGGCGCGGCCCAGCCGCGCGACACGCATCGCGAGCCGCCCATGCCGGAGCGGCCGCTGAGCACGGAAGCCGCGCGCGGTGCCGCCACCACGGGCCACATGCGCTACGTGCTGCCCATCTCCATCGCGCTGGCCATCGTCGCATTGATCCTGGCGCTGACGCTGAGTTGAAGACATCCGCCAATCCGCTGAAATAAGCCGGGAACTTGGCCAAATCTCAGCGGTTGTTGGTGGCAGAGGGCGCTGACGGCCCCATCGATTAAGGAAAGGATCACAGCATGGCTTCGACCCGAAGTGGTGGCGGAAAGCAGGGCTTTGCCTCGATGGACCGGGCCAAGCAGCGCGACATCGCTTCCAAGGGCGGGCAAAGCGTGCCGGCCGAGAAGCGGTCCTTCGCGCAGGACCCGGCGCTGGCCGCCGAGGCGGGCCGCAAGGGTGGCCAAAGTGTGCAGGCGGAATCGCGCTCCTTTTCACGCAACCGCGAGCTGGCGGCGCAAGCCGGCCGCAAGGGTGGCCAGGCCACCCAGGGCAACCGCGAGCAGACCGCCGCGTCGCGCCGCAGCGTGACGGACAAGCCGGCCGAATAGCAACCGGCGGCCGGTGGCCGTCGTTGAGACAAGCGGCCGGTGGCCGCGAGGGATGGCCGTCACTTGGGGCGGGTCCCGGACAAGGATGGGACAAGATGCTGGTGGCGCGCTCACCGAATTTCATCGATGCCGCCGGGAGCGAGCCGCAGAAGCCGGACAATGCGTCCTACGCGCTGCGCGCCGCCCTGGCTTGGCGGCTGATCGCGCGGCCGGCCCAGGAGGCTCCGCCGATGGCCGTGCCGCCGGCTCCCGTTTCGTTGCCGTCCATCGCCGCCTGAGCCGCCAGGCGAACACCAGACAGGAGGCACGCATGATCGACACCCAGGACCAGACGGCGGTTCCCGCCACGGCGTCCGACCAGCCGTCGATGCCGCAGGAAGTGCCGTCGCAACCGCAGACCACCCCGAGCGAGGCTCCGGCCCAGGCCCCCGCCGAGCCCAGCCCGCCGCCGCCGGAAGCGCCGGCGCGTGAGGATCCCTCGCCCACACCGGTGACGCCGAACGCGAACAAGGAATTGCCGGAAGGGCGCTACGGCAAAAGCGAGATCATCGACAAGCCCAACACCTAGGGCTGGACCGGACCAGGGGCACGCGATCGTCGCGTGCCCCTTTTTGCTGCGCCCGCGCTGGAACCGCCAAGCCAGAGTCAACTCTTGCCTGCCTGCGTCGTTGTTTCCCCAGGTGGCCGGCGATCCGGTGGCCCATGATCCATGACCTCCAGGGGAGGATGCTTTAATGCCCGATTCCAAGACCGCCTCGGCCGTGACCGGCCTTGAGGCCCTGGCCAGCCAGGCCGTGTCCGGCCACGGCCACCAGGCGGCGCTGTCCACGCTCAGCGCCCATCTGCACGACAGCCACCGTGGCTACGAGGCCGGCAAGCGCCAAACCAGCGACCGCTTTCTGCGCATCGAGTTCACCGAGCTGGCCAGCAAGCGCGCCAGCATGGCGCAGGAGCTGGACGAGCGGCTGCGGGCGAGCGGCGTGCGCCCGGAACATGATGGCAGCACTCTCGGCAACGTGCATCGCGCGGTGCTGGACCTGCAGGGCAAGCTGTTCGGGCGTGGCCGCAGCAGCGTGCTGCGCGAGATCGTGCGCGGCGAAGGCGTGTTGGAAAACGCCTATGCGGAAGCCCTGTCGGAGGAGCTGCCGCCCGAAACCCGCGCCGTGCTGAAGAAGCAGTACCGCCAGGTACGCGCCACCGGTGACCGTTACGAGGCGATGCTGGAAGAGGACGAGGTCGCCTACAACGCGCCCAACACCCTGCTCGGCCGCATCGACCGGCTGACCAAGCCGCTGACCAGCAACCCGATCCTGTCAGCCATCGTGGTGACGGCGGTTTCCGCCCTGACGGCGCGCCTGCTGCGGCCCCGCCGCTGAGCAGCCGCCGGCACGGGCGGCAAGCGGACCAGGACAGACAACGAGGACCATGCGTGACCTTCAAAAGCAGAAGCCCTTTCCGTTTCCTGACCTGGCGGTCCTGAGATGACCGCGCTGCCGCCCGCCTGCGGGCTGTTCCATACCAGTGGCTCCACCGAGGCGGCGGTCCGCCACGCCGCGGCCCGCGCCCGGGCCTTGGGCTTTCGCGCGCTGTGCGTCACGGACCCCGCCCTGGCCGGCGCGGCCGAGGGGCTGGAGGTCTGGCTCGACCTGCGCATGGACCAGGACAGCCCGGCCGACGCCGGCAGTCCGCTGGACCCCCGCTTCTCCGGGCTGCACCGGCCGGCGGCCGGCCGCGATGCCCAACACTGGCTGGAGCACTGGGAAGCCCGGTTGATCGGGTTGCGCGGCATCGCCGGCGTGCTGTGCCGCCTGCCGGAATGGCTGACCGACAGCAGCCTGCGCAGCCTCGCCGCCGCCGTGCGCGGCGCACAGCCGGAGCTGCAGCTCGCCGCCATGGTGCCCCGCCCCCGCGCCGGGCTGGAGGGCTTCAGCTTCGTGGCCCCCGCGATGCCCTGGGTGGATGCCCTGGCGGACGCCGGGCGCTGGCTGTCCGGCCCGCCTTTGCTGGCTCTGGCCGAGGTTCCCGGCGGCCGCCGTCTGGCCGGCCGCTTCGGCAACCGACCCACCGCCGCGCATGCGCTGAGCCGCGCCATCCGCCTCGCCGCCTTTTCCGGTGCCGCCTGGCTGCTGCCGGAAGGGCTGGAGCATGGCGCGCTGCACCGCGGCGGCCTTGCCACCGATGGCGCCGCGCCGCGCCTGGCGCTGGAGCCGGTGGTGATGGCCGCCAACGAGGCCGCGCAGCCTGGCGGCGCCCGCCTGCTGTCCGCCCCGCACGCGCCGGTCGTGCTGCTGCGCGACACCGGCGCCGGCCGCGCGCTGGTGCTGGCCAACCCGTCCCTGTCCCGCCCGCAGCTCGTGCCCGCCGGGCAGGTGCTGGGGCTGTTGCCCGCGCCCGGCACGTTGCCGGCCGGAACCCTCGATGCCGAGGGGCGGCTGCGCCTCTCTCCCGCGGAGGTGCGTATCCTGCCCATCCATGATTCGGCGCCCGTGCGCCAGCCGCTGCGCGACGGCGCCGCCGAGCGCGCCACCGAGATGCCACGCATCGCCATCGAGGCCGTGTCCCCCGCCGTGGATGACGGCCGCTTCGCCGTGAAGCGTGCCGTGGGCCAGGAGGTGACGGTCACCGCCGATGTCTTCACGGATGGCCACACGCGCATCGCCGTCCGCCTGCTGTGGCGCGCGGCGGATGAGGCCGATTGGCACGAGCTGCCCATGAAGGCGCTGCCCAACGACGTCTACACCGCGACCTTCGTGCCCGAGCGCATCGGCCGCCACTTCTACACCGTGGAAGCCTGGGTGGACGTCTTCGCGTCCTTCGACAACGAGATCACCAAGAAGCACGCCGCCGGCATCGACATCTCGCTGGAGCGGCGCGAAGGCCGTGCCCTGCTGCAGGCCGCCGCCGGCCGCATGGGCGAGCATGCCGGCCACCTGGCGCAGGTGCTGGACGCCGAGCAGGACGCGCCGCCGGAACAGGCCGTCGCCCTGTTCACCAGCGCCGAAACGCGCGCGGCGATGCTGGCCGCCGACCCCCGCCCCTTCCGTGAGCGGCGCGAGCCGCTGCCGCTGGATGTCGAGCGCCGCGAAGCCGGCTTTGCATCGTGGTACGAGATCTTCCCGCGCTCGCAGACCGATGACCCCGCGCGCCACGGCACCTTCCGCGACGTGATCGGCCAGCTGCCGCGCGTGCGGGACATGGGCTTCGACGTGCTGTACTTCACGCCTATCCATCCGATCGGCAAGAAGAACCGCAAGGGCCGCAACAACACCCTGACGCCGGGGCCGGACGACGTGGGCAGCCCCTATGCCATCGGTTCCGAGGCCGGCGGCCACGATGCGCTGCACCCCGAGCTCGGCACCATCGAGGACTTCCGCGCCCTGGTGGCGGCGGCGAAGGAGCACAGGCTGGAGCTGGCGCTCGACTTCGCCATCCAGTGCTCGCCCGACCACCCCTGGCTGAAGGAGCATCCGGGCTGGTTCGACTACCGCCCGGACGGCTCCATCCGCTACGCCGAGAACCCGCCCAAGAAGTACGAGGACATCGTCAACGTCGACTTCTATAAGCCGGACGCCATGCCGGCGCTGTGGCTGGCGCTGCGCGATGCCGTGCTGTTCTGGGTCAAGGAAGGCGTCACGCTGTTCCGCGTGGACAACCCCCACACCAAGCCCCTGCCCTTCTGGGAATGGATGATCGCGGAAGTCCGCGCCCGCGCGCCGGAAGCGGTGTTCCTGTCGGAAGCCTTCACGCGGCCCAAGGTGATGTACCGCCTGGCCAAGGTCGGCTACAGCCAGTCCTACACCTACTTCACCTGGCGCAACGAGGCGTGGGAGCTGCGGCAATACCTGGAGGAGCTGAACCAGGCGCCGGTCAGCGACTTCTTCCGCCCGCATTTCTTTGTCAACACGCCCGACATCAACCCGGAATTCCTGCAAACCAGCGGGCGCCCGGGCCACCTGATCCGCGCCGCGCTGGCGGCCACGCTGTCCGGGCTGTGGGGCGTCTACAACGGCTTCGAGCTGTGCGAGGCGACGCCGGTCAAGCCCGGCAAGGAAGAGTACCTCGACAGCGAGAAGTACGAGATCAAGGTCTGGGACTACGACCGCCCCGGCAACATCGTGCCCGAGATCACCGCGCTGAACGGCATCCGCCGCGAGAACCCGGCGCTGCAGACCCATCTCGGCGTCACCTTCCTGCCGTCAGGCAACGACAAGGTGCTGGCCTACCTGAAGCGGACGCCGGATGGCTCCAATGCCGTGCTGGTGCTGGTGTCCATGGACCCTCACGCGCCGGTGGACTGCTGGTACGAGGTGCCGCACTGGCTGCTCGGCGCGCCCGCCGGTGGCCCCATCCTGGCCGAGAACCTGCTGTCAGGCGGCGAGGAAAGCTGGACCGGCACGCACCGCCACCACCGCTTCGACCCCCATTCCATGCTGCCCTACGCCATCTGGCGTCTGCGCGCCGCCGTTTAAGGCTTGACCATGCCCGACAGCAACATCTCCACCGTGACCGACGCGCACCAGCAGGACCCCCTGTGGTACAAGGACGCGGTCATCTACCAGCTGCACATCAAGTCTTTCTTTGATTCCAACAATGACGGCGTGGGCGACATCCCGGGGCTGATCGAGAAGCTGGACTACGTCGCGGAACTCGGCGTCGACGCCATCTGGATGCTGCCCTTCTACCCCTCGCCGCGGCGGGACGACGGCTACGACATCGCCGACTACACCAGCGTGCACCCCGAATACGGCACGATGGACGACATCCGCCGCTTCATCGACGCGGCGCATGCGCGCGGCATCCGCGTGATCACCGAGCTGGTCATCAACCACACCTCGGACCAGCACCCCTGGTTCCAGCGCGCCCGCAACGCCCCCAAGGGCTCGCCGGAGCGCGACTACTACGTGTGGTCGGACAGTGACGAGAAGTACGACGGCACCCGCATCATCTTCCTCGACACCGAGAAGTCGAACTGGACCTGGGACCCGGTGGCCGGCCAGTACTTCTGGCACCGCTTCTATTCGCACCAGCCGGACCTGAACTTCGACAACCCGGCGGTGATGGAGGAAGTGCTGTCCGTCATGCGCTTCTGGCTGGACCTCGGCATCGACGGGCTGCGGCTGGACGCCATCCCCTACCTGATCGAGCGGGACGGCACCAACAACGAGAACCTGCCCGAAACCCATGTGGTGCTGAAGAAGATCCGCGCCGCGCTGGACGAGCACGCGACCGGCCGCATGCTGCTGGCCGAGGCCAACCAGTGGCCCGAGGACACTCAGCAGTATTTCGGCGACGGCGACGAATGCCACATGTCGTTCCACTTCCCCCTAATGCCGCGCATGTACATGGCGATGGCGCAGGAGGACCGCTTCCCGATCACCGACATCCTGCGCCAGACGCCCGAGATCCCCGAGAACTGCCAGTGGGCGATCTTCCTGCGCAATCATGACGAGCTGACGCTCGAGATGGTGACC includes the following:
- a CDS encoding maltotransferase domain-containing protein, with protein sequence MTALPPACGLFHTSGSTEAAVRHAAARARALGFRALCVTDPALAGAAEGLEVWLDLRMDQDSPADAGSPLDPRFSGLHRPAAGRDAQHWLEHWEARLIGLRGIAGVLCRLPEWLTDSSLRSLAAAVRGAQPELQLAAMVPRPRAGLEGFSFVAPAMPWVDALADAGRWLSGPPLLALAEVPGGRRLAGRFGNRPTAAHALSRAIRLAAFSGAAWLLPEGLEHGALHRGGLATDGAAPRLALEPVVMAANEAAQPGGARLLSAPHAPVVLLRDTGAGRALVLANPSLSRPQLVPAGQVLGLLPAPGTLPAGTLDAEGRLRLSPAEVRILPIHDSAPVRQPLRDGAAERATEMPRIAIEAVSPAVDDGRFAVKRAVGQEVTVTADVFTDGHTRIAVRLLWRAADEADWHELPMKALPNDVYTATFVPERIGRHFYTVEAWVDVFASFDNEITKKHAAGIDISLERREGRALLQAAAGRMGEHAGHLAQVLDAEQDAPPEQAVALFTSAETRAAMLAADPRPFRERREPLPLDVERREAGFASWYEIFPRSQTDDPARHGTFRDVIGQLPRVRDMGFDVLYFTPIHPIGKKNRKGRNNTLTPGPDDVGSPYAIGSEAGGHDALHPELGTIEDFRALVAAAKEHRLELALDFAIQCSPDHPWLKEHPGWFDYRPDGSIRYAENPPKKYEDIVNVDFYKPDAMPALWLALRDAVLFWVKEGVTLFRVDNPHTKPLPFWEWMIAEVRARAPEAVFLSEAFTRPKVMYRLAKVGYSQSYTYFTWRNEAWELRQYLEELNQAPVSDFFRPHFFVNTPDINPEFLQTSGRPGHLIRAALAATLSGLWGVYNGFELCEATPVKPGKEEYLDSEKYEIKVWDYDRPGNIVPEITALNGIRRENPALQTHLGVTFLPSGNDKVLAYLKRTPDGSNAVLVLVSMDPHAPVDCWYEVPHWLLGAPAGGPILAENLLSGGEESWTGTHRHHRFDPHSMLPYAIWRLRAAV
- a CDS encoding PRC-barrel domain-containing protein, which encodes MTEPAFTTPEAVARDETLSLISADKVRGSAVYGAGAERLGEIETLMIDKQRGVVTYAVLAYGGILGFGARHYPLPWHQLRYDTELEGYVVGLALADLEAAPSFAPEEHVDLADTEWGERVHSYYGPAGARPGL
- a CDS encoding general stress protein, producing MASTRSGGGKQGFASMDRAKQRDIASKGGQSVPAEKRSFAQDPALAAEAGRKGGQSVQAESRSFSRNRELAAQAGRKGGQATQGNREQTAASRRSVTDKPAE
- a CDS encoding PA2169 family four-helix-bundle protein, giving the protein MPDSKTASAVTGLEALASQAVSGHGHQAALSTLSAHLHDSHRGYEAGKRQTSDRFLRIEFTELASKRASMAQELDERLRASGVRPEHDGSTLGNVHRAVLDLQGKLFGRGRSSVLREIVRGEGVLENAYAEALSEELPPETRAVLKKQYRQVRATGDRYEAMLEEDEVAYNAPNTLLGRIDRLTKPLTSNPILSAIVVTAVSALTARLLRPRR